Proteins from a genomic interval of Paenibacillus sp. RC334:
- a CDS encoding ATP-binding protein — protein MKLRTKITLLSSVLVMTILLFVDVTVHLLFVKIATRNEREVLQNKWTEIIAETGSAMILKNAWGPELKDELSGDTILRVFDQQSRLLYEVSRQSRFKLGDIRFNPSQSSQLTDVQGHKILVIHLPVLSPEGNQEGTLEIVEKWDALENNLDILDTILVTSTTGAMLLSLVGSTILANAILLPISSSIQTMQEIERSLKFKKIPARTHNQDELSQMTATFNRMMDRLEESFQSQQQFVSDASHELNTTLMIIEGYANMLRRWGTRDEDIYKESIESIYEETQRMRTMTQQLLTLASSQQKEPEPYERIELIGCCQQVIAHFKPVHDRQITIFTDEKEIWLDANLAKINQLLVILLDNALKYSSAPIEILLSTDEKDVYIRVKDYGIGIPVGEVKRVFERFYRVDSSRHRKTGGTGLGLPIAKAITDIHQGTIGMESVEGEGTEVTVTLPRI, from the coding sequence TTGAAGCTGCGGACCAAAATTACTCTGCTCAGCTCGGTTCTGGTGATGACCATTCTCCTGTTTGTGGACGTCACCGTTCATCTGTTATTTGTCAAAATCGCCACTCGCAATGAAAGAGAAGTGCTGCAAAATAAGTGGACTGAAATCATTGCCGAAACCGGTTCCGCGATGATTCTGAAAAATGCATGGGGACCCGAGTTGAAAGATGAGCTTTCAGGAGACACAATCCTGAGGGTTTTTGACCAGCAATCCCGTCTTCTGTATGAAGTAAGTCGTCAGTCCCGCTTTAAGCTGGGCGATATACGTTTTAACCCTTCTCAAAGCTCACAGCTGACAGATGTACAGGGTCATAAAATTTTAGTAATTCATCTCCCAGTGCTTTCACCGGAAGGCAATCAGGAGGGAACGCTGGAGATCGTAGAAAAATGGGATGCGCTTGAAAATAATCTCGATATTTTAGATACGATTTTGGTCACCTCAACTACAGGCGCTATGCTGCTTAGTCTGGTAGGCAGCACGATTTTAGCGAATGCGATATTGCTACCGATTTCGAGCAGTATACAGACAATGCAGGAAATTGAAAGAAGCCTTAAATTCAAAAAAATCCCGGCTCGCACTCACAATCAAGATGAATTGTCTCAAATGACCGCGACCTTTAATCGAATGATGGACAGATTGGAAGAGAGCTTTCAAAGCCAGCAACAATTCGTCTCAGATGCTTCGCATGAGCTGAATACGACATTAATGATCATTGAGGGCTATGCTAACATGCTGCGGCGGTGGGGCACGCGTGACGAGGACATCTATAAGGAATCCATTGAATCCATCTATGAAGAAACTCAGCGCATGCGAACGATGACACAGCAATTACTGACTTTGGCTTCCTCACAGCAAAAAGAACCCGAGCCGTATGAACGGATAGAGCTGATCGGTTGCTGTCAACAGGTAATAGCGCATTTCAAGCCTGTACATGATCGTCAAATAACTATTTTTACAGATGAAAAAGAAATCTGGCTTGATGCCAACCTTGCAAAAATCAACCAGCTACTAGTTATCTTGCTTGATAATGCTTTAAAGTATAGCTCGGCTCCAATCGAAATATTGCTGTCTACAGATGAAAAGGATGTGTACATCCGGGTCAAGGATTATGGAATCGGGATACCAGTGGGCGAGGTCAAGCGAGTCTTTGAACGATTTTATCGGGTAGACAGCTCTCGACATCGTAAAACCGGAGGAACCGGGCTTGGGCTGCCGATTGCCAAGGCTATTACAGACATCCATCAGGGGACAATAGGTATGGAAAGCGTGGAAGGAGAAGGAACGGAGGTGACCGTCACACTGCCTCGAATATAA
- a CDS encoding YheC/YheD family protein: protein MKSSQAQALRSKWHKTKLLLPHRGIKPFVPDTRRYTKANLKSMLEKYGMVYVKPDRGTFGKGVMRVEQEGQRFAYQHEEKRLEFKNVEALYTSLSKKTGKKSYLIQKGIHLLRHQKRYFDIRVMVQRNAKGPWESTGIIGRLGHPRKIVTNYHSGGKPMALAELLKTHLSQSKQAELIKKLNALGITIATQLQKTYPNFRQIGVDIGMERTFTPWIIEVNTKPDPYIFNQLKDKSMYRKVLSYWRLANEKRKATVPSKDKNKDKDKNKNEDKAKKIDSKKAKNS, encoded by the coding sequence GTGAAATCTTCACAAGCACAGGCTTTGCGCAGCAAGTGGCATAAGACCAAATTGCTGCTCCCGCATCGTGGCATCAAGCCGTTTGTGCCGGATACCCGGAGATATACCAAAGCCAATTTGAAGTCAATGCTGGAGAAGTACGGTATGGTCTATGTAAAACCCGACCGAGGTACATTCGGTAAAGGTGTAATGAGAGTAGAGCAGGAAGGTCAGCGTTTTGCCTATCAACATGAGGAAAAGCGTTTGGAGTTCAAAAATGTAGAGGCACTATATACCAGCCTGTCGAAGAAAACGGGGAAGAAAAGCTATCTCATTCAAAAGGGAATCCATTTACTGCGCCATCAGAAGCGTTATTTTGATATCCGGGTCATGGTGCAGCGCAATGCAAAAGGTCCATGGGAATCTACCGGAATTATTGGCCGGCTAGGTCATCCTCGTAAAATTGTAACCAATTATCATAGCGGCGGTAAGCCGATGGCACTGGCAGAGCTGCTAAAGACCCATTTATCTCAAAGCAAGCAGGCTGAGCTGATAAAGAAGCTGAATGCCCTGGGCATTACCATTGCCACACAACTGCAAAAAACATATCCGAATTTCCGTCAAATTGGAGTGGACATTGGAATGGAGCGCACCTTTACCCCATGGATTATTGAGGTGAATACGAAGCCTGATCCGTATATTTTTAATCAATTAAAGGATAAGTCGATGTACCGCAAAGTTTTAAGCTATTGGCGACTGGCCAATGAAAAGAGAAAGGCTACAGTTCCAAGCAAAGATAAAAATAAGGATAAAGATAAAAATAAGAATGAGGATAAGGCTAAAAAAATAGACTCTAAAAAAGCAAAAAATTCATGA
- a CDS encoding succinylglutamate desuccinylase/aspartoacylase family protein, with the protein MKVTKLMLGKGYSWATPYYIATGEQGGPHVMVVAGIHGKEIASIRAAEKLVELLKQQKLQISQGKLIIVPIVNQAAYRKRIRGVPDLNRTFPRTKKQAASNPLSAAVFQLTQRHQPEWYLDLHEANGLSQKDAKVLGQTLISNKDNPAVPAVRRTIKRMNRSIKNKDRHFNLRLHELPGSSRTAAARILGARAVTVETGWSLPKNVRIKYQLEIVRHFLREAGMIKANEVYLSAKVRAVT; encoded by the coding sequence ATGAAGGTAACAAAGCTTATGCTTGGAAAGGGTTATTCTTGGGCGACTCCTTATTATATAGCCACTGGGGAACAGGGCGGTCCGCATGTGATGGTGGTCGCGGGCATCCACGGCAAGGAAATCGCAAGCATCCGCGCGGCTGAGAAGCTGGTGGAGCTGTTGAAGCAGCAGAAGCTGCAAATTAGCCAAGGCAAGCTGATTATCGTACCGATCGTGAACCAGGCGGCTTACCGCAAACGAATCAGGGGCGTACCTGATCTCAACCGAACCTTTCCACGCACAAAAAAGCAGGCGGCATCCAATCCACTTTCCGCTGCGGTATTCCAATTAACACAAAGGCATCAACCCGAGTGGTATCTTGACCTGCATGAAGCCAACGGATTGTCACAAAAGGATGCCAAGGTGCTGGGTCAAACGCTAATTTCCAATAAGGACAATCCGGCAGTCCCTGCGGTGCGTCGAACTATAAAACGAATGAACCGTTCCATCAAGAATAAAGACCGACATTTTAACCTTCGGCTGCATGAGCTTCCAGGTTCCTCCCGTACGGCGGCAGCCCGTATCCTGGGCGCACGCGCGGTCACCGTAGAAACAGGCTGGAGTTTGCCCAAGAATGTACGTATCAAGTATCAGTTGGAGATCGTGCGGCATTTTTTAAGAGAAGCCGGGATGATCAAGGCCAACGAGGTATATTTATCTGCCAAGGTTAGAGCTGTTACCTAG
- a CDS encoding cupin domain-containing protein, whose product MKSFKYALEKKEPRTGPGGITRGASVHDFPVSEGIAGVSMRLEPGGMRELHWHANAAEWAYVISGSCRTTVIHPDGSSYVDIFNPGDVWYFPRGYGHSIQGLGPGECHFILIFDNGDFSEDHTFSITDFIAQTPAEVVMQNLGLAADELALLPDKEAYFVKGPVPSNDSHNAYPRVSSDLITKHRYPLMAKQPRLAPGGGTQRTVTVEDFPISSTMAGSVIELEPGGLREMHWHPNADEWQYYLDGNAEMTVFLAEGNAVTEQFEAGDVGYVPMGAGHYIKNIGSEVCRILIGFNSGHYEAIDLSEWLAGNPVDVLATNLGLPREIANKLPHKSVFIASKSKS is encoded by the coding sequence ATGAAATCATTTAAGTATGCTTTGGAGAAAAAGGAACCCAGAACCGGACCGGGAGGTATCACACGTGGGGCTTCGGTCCATGATTTTCCTGTATCGGAAGGAATAGCAGGGGTTTCTATGCGTTTGGAGCCGGGTGGAATGCGTGAGCTTCACTGGCATGCTAATGCGGCTGAATGGGCCTATGTGATTAGCGGCTCCTGTCGGACAACGGTTATCCATCCGGACGGTTCTTCATATGTCGATATTTTCAATCCCGGTGATGTCTGGTATTTTCCTCGTGGTTATGGTCATTCAATTCAAGGTCTTGGTCCTGGTGAGTGTCATTTTATACTGATTTTTGATAATGGAGATTTTTCGGAGGACCACACGTTCAGCATAACGGATTTCATCGCTCAGACTCCTGCGGAGGTTGTCATGCAGAATCTGGGACTTGCAGCCGACGAACTGGCTCTTTTGCCAGATAAGGAAGCCTATTTTGTAAAAGGACCTGTACCTTCTAACGATTCTCATAATGCATATCCTCGCGTTTCTTCCGATCTGATCACTAAACATCGGTATCCTTTAATGGCCAAACAGCCCAGATTGGCACCGGGCGGAGGGACACAGCGGACGGTTACGGTAGAAGATTTTCCGATTTCTTCGACTATGGCAGGATCTGTGATTGAGCTGGAGCCGGGCGGATTGCGAGAAATGCACTGGCATCCCAATGCGGATGAATGGCAATATTATTTGGATGGTAATGCAGAAATGACTGTATTTCTCGCTGAAGGGAATGCAGTGACAGAGCAGTTTGAAGCCGGAGATGTGGGGTATGTACCCATGGGAGCCGGACATTATATTAAAAATATAGGTTCGGAGGTATGCCGCATTTTGATTGGCTTTAACAGCGGTCATTACGAAGCCATTGATTTGAGTGAGTGGCTGGCTGGGAACCCTGTTGATGTATTAGCAACGAATCTGGGCCTTCCTAGAGAAATAGCGAATAAACTGCCTCATAAATCGGTCTTTATCGCTTCAAAATCCAAATCATAA
- a CDS encoding glycosyltransferase produces MASKQIKMPKGRPLTIVQIISNYPNAQPVPSIKGGTEKVVYELTEELVRRGHHVSLFAARGSRSSARLIAYPKGLKHEQIHQYVLQHMPTGTQIIHDHTFRSALGRRQLPCPSVCTVHLPVKRHGKNPVFVSKRARQLMGGGKGFYVYNGINTHEYEFSSEKRGYLLFMGRIIRNKGVLQAIQVAERTGKRLLIAGPIKAPVFFRQEIQKRIQRNPNIRYVGAVGGKQKQELLKYAECLLFPTLWEEPFGLVMVEAMASGTPVLALKNGSVPEVLSGFPQLICKSIEQMARKVQQKNYPPPAKLRLYVTQRFTNKQMTDKYENLYREIIRRQAEGKRASKA; encoded by the coding sequence ATGGCTTCAAAGCAGATTAAAATGCCCAAAGGCCGACCTCTAACCATTGTTCAGATCATCTCCAACTATCCCAATGCACAGCCGGTACCCTCCATCAAGGGTGGAACGGAAAAGGTCGTGTATGAATTAACGGAGGAACTGGTAAGACGAGGACATCATGTATCTTTGTTTGCCGCCCGCGGCAGCAGGAGCAGTGCAAGGCTGATTGCTTATCCCAAGGGATTAAAGCACGAGCAGATCCATCAGTACGTCCTTCAGCACATGCCTACTGGCACACAAATCATTCACGATCATACCTTTCGCTCTGCTCTGGGACGCAGGCAACTGCCTTGTCCATCGGTATGCACAGTTCATCTTCCCGTGAAGAGACACGGTAAAAACCCGGTATTTGTCAGTAAACGGGCACGCCAGCTTATGGGCGGGGGCAAAGGATTTTATGTCTATAATGGTATCAACACACATGAATACGAGTTCAGCAGCGAGAAGCGCGGCTATTTGCTGTTCATGGGCAGGATTATACGTAATAAAGGCGTATTGCAAGCTATTCAGGTTGCAGAACGAACAGGAAAAAGACTGCTCATTGCCGGCCCTATCAAAGCTCCGGTATTTTTTCGTCAGGAGATTCAGAAACGAATTCAGCGTAATCCCAATATCCGCTATGTGGGAGCCGTGGGAGGCAAACAAAAGCAGGAATTGCTCAAATACGCGGAATGTCTGTTGTTTCCGACCTTGTGGGAAGAGCCATTCGGACTTGTGATGGTGGAGGCGATGGCTTCTGGAACACCCGTACTGGCTCTGAAAAATGGCTCGGTTCCCGAGGTGCTCTCAGGCTTTCCACAGCTTATTTGCAAGTCGATTGAGCAAATGGCGCGAAAGGTGCAGCAAAAAAACTACCCACCACCAGCCAAGCTTCGCCTGTATGTGACGCAAAGATTTACCAACAAACAGATGACCGATAAATATGAGAATCTATACCGTGAAATTATCCGCCGACAGGCAGAGGGGAAAAGGGCATCGAAAGCCTGA
- a CDS encoding sugar phosphate nucleotidyltransferase, with the protein MHIVLLCGGAGKRLWPLSNDIRSKLFLRLLPAPDGQQESMLSRVVRQLTIAGLDSSALLLAHRSQVNLAFRHTEGRLPVLGEPAKRGTFTAAALAAAHFHARGVGLDEIVCIAPADMFAGEDFFHSVSALSSLLLDSGADLAMLGTRPTHPSDQYGYIVPDQGGIRKGNISYASVARFTEKPDRLGAQQLISQGALWNCGIYAFKLRYMLACMERSDLPLNDKALCAMYDCLPVRSFDEEIAERAKRAVVLPYEGEWRDIGSWQALTEQLGNRVIGRGQISGPAHGTHIVNELPYPLHVIGVEDIIAAASPDGILIAAKSHAHAIKEKLGTLPLRPMHGETAWGSYRVLDEFDHRSLNDILAIRLTVLPDHRLNGHCHGSGLKVWTIVSGRGEVMLNGERFTAASGSVFRIPVDMYHTIRADLDKPLELIEVRLGESLVTAFYKSES; encoded by the coding sequence GTGCACATCGTATTGTTATGCGGTGGTGCTGGAAAACGGCTGTGGCCATTGTCCAACGATATCCGCTCGAAGCTGTTTCTCCGACTGCTGCCTGCCCCTGACGGGCAACAGGAATCTATGCTTAGTCGGGTGGTTCGACAGCTTACTATAGCCGGACTGGATTCCTCTGCCCTGCTGCTGGCTCATCGGAGCCAGGTAAATTTAGCATTTCGCCATACGGAAGGTCGTCTGCCCGTTCTAGGCGAACCGGCCAAACGGGGAACCTTCACCGCAGCTGCACTGGCAGCTGCTCATTTTCACGCCAGAGGCGTAGGACTGGACGAAATTGTTTGTATCGCTCCAGCGGATATGTTTGCGGGGGAGGATTTCTTCCACAGTGTATCGGCACTCTCCAGTCTGTTGCTGGATAGTGGAGCCGATCTGGCCATGCTTGGGACAAGGCCCACTCATCCCTCCGACCAATACGGCTATATCGTTCCAGATCAGGGAGGGATAAGGAAAGGGAACATCTCCTATGCGTCAGTTGCCCGCTTCACAGAAAAGCCGGATCGCCTGGGGGCGCAACAGCTTATCAGCCAGGGTGCGCTCTGGAACTGCGGCATTTACGCTTTTAAGCTGCGGTATATGCTGGCCTGCATGGAGCGTAGTGATTTGCCGCTGAACGACAAGGCATTATGCGCGATGTATGACTGCCTCCCTGTTCGCAGCTTCGACGAGGAGATTGCGGAGCGTGCCAAACGTGCTGTCGTCCTACCCTACGAGGGTGAATGGCGTGACATCGGCAGCTGGCAAGCATTAACGGAGCAGCTCGGCAACCGAGTGATTGGACGCGGACAGATCAGTGGCCCCGCTCATGGTACGCATATCGTCAATGAGCTGCCCTATCCACTTCATGTCATTGGCGTGGAGGATATTATTGCTGCTGCCAGCCCCGACGGCATCCTCATTGCCGCCAAGAGTCATGCCCACGCGATCAAGGAGAAGCTGGGGACTCTTCCGCTACGCCCTATGCATGGTGAAACCGCTTGGGGCAGCTACCGGGTGCTGGACGAATTTGATCATCGGAGTTTGAACGATATTCTTGCCATACGCTTGACAGTTCTGCCAGATCATCGCTTAAACGGCCATTGTCATGGCAGTGGGCTGAAAGTTTGGACGATCGTTTCTGGCCGGGGTGAGGTCATGCTGAACGGAGAACGCTTTACGGCGGCAAGCGGTTCAGTCTTTCGTATTCCGGTTGATATGTATCACACGATCCGTGCCGATCTGGATAAACCATTGGAGCTGATCGAGGTTCGTCTGGGGGAAAGCTTGGTCACCGCCTTCTATAAATCCGAATCCTGA
- a CDS encoding response regulator transcription factor, with protein sequence MKKSVLVIDDEEKISRLLQLELSHEGYAVEIAQTGKEGLEKALAHTWNIIILDVMLPEINGVEVLKQIRKVDKHTPVIMVTARNATTDKVSGLDEGANDYITKPFEIEELLARMRASMRHQLESKATSSQEEDKPPYLQVDSLMLEPKTRSVVREGKRIELTPKEFDLLHYLMEHKNQVLQRDQMIQDVWGFDFVGDTNVVDVYIRYVRKKIDHGYKKKLIKTVRGVGYCIREEDH encoded by the coding sequence GTGAAAAAATCGGTACTGGTCATTGATGATGAAGAGAAAATATCCAGATTACTCCAATTGGAGTTATCCCACGAAGGATATGCAGTTGAAATTGCTCAAACGGGTAAAGAAGGATTAGAAAAAGCTTTGGCACACACATGGAATATCATCATTTTGGATGTGATGCTGCCGGAAATCAACGGGGTCGAGGTGCTAAAGCAGATTCGAAAAGTGGACAAGCATACGCCCGTAATTATGGTCACTGCACGTAACGCAACTACGGATAAGGTTTCTGGTCTGGATGAAGGTGCAAATGATTACATTACGAAGCCTTTTGAAATCGAGGAATTATTAGCACGGATGCGGGCCAGTATGAGACATCAATTGGAGTCCAAAGCTACCTCTTCACAAGAAGAGGACAAGCCGCCGTATCTTCAGGTCGATAGCTTGATGCTGGAACCCAAGACACGTTCTGTGGTGCGAGAAGGAAAGCGAATCGAACTGACGCCCAAAGAATTTGATCTGCTTCATTACCTCATGGAGCACAAAAATCAAGTATTGCAGCGAGATCAAATGATTCAGGACGTATGGGGGTTTGATTTTGTCGGCGATACGAATGTAGTCGATGTGTATATCCGATATGTTCGTAAAAAAATCGACCATGGCTACAAAAAAAAGCTGATTAAAACCGTGCGTGGCGTAGGGTATTGCATCAGGGAGGAAGACCATTGA